TTGTGGATTTCCCCCCTATTTTTTTCTGATTATTGGGTCCAACGGTTCTAATACCCAGCCTTTCTTTTCCCATTGAGTCATCAATCCAGCCTGGAATTATTGGATTTTCAGGAATTACAGGATTTGCGGCTGGTTTATCGCTTTCAGCTTCGGGTGGGTTGACCAGGAAATCTGATGCCGTCACCTGATCACCTGCTGCCAGACTGGCATCATTTAACACCGAAGCTTCATTTATACCCTCATCGGCGGGAAAATTTTTCCCCAGTTCCCAGGGCCTGCCGGGAAAGTCAATTAGCCAGGCCAGGAGCTCTATATTCTTCACATCTGTATTTTCAGACTTCCCTTTCAGGTAATTCACCAACGGTCTGAACTTATCCGTGTCACATCGCTGAATGATAACATGACAGTTTCTCGATTCATTCAAATCCCCACAGAAATCTCTAATGACCTTTTCATCCTGCCTGGTTACATCTTTTGTGCATCTCTTCACACATTCATCTCTGAGTTTCGCAGGTGTGAGGTACATCAGGCCATAGGGTAGCGTATTGTTTACCTTCTTTCGTTCATACGCCTGCATGACCAGTTGTTGGTAGTCAGGAAAATATGTAGCCATAAATGAAAATATAGAACTGAATAATCGGAGTTAAACTCACATTCCCGGAATTATCAATGGAATATCAGGAATTACCGGAATTACTGGAATTACCTGCAAATCAACCACTTACCTCGAACTATCTTCGTTTTGCAATCAGGTAATGCCTCCCTTGCTAAGAGGCTCTCTGTACAGACTGATTCAACCCGGGTAAAGAAAGCGGAGGCCGGTAACCGGCTTGGGAAACGATCATCAGCTTCCGTAATCCACACCCACACTTCCCAAAAAACAAGAAGCGCTTCTTCACTGACTCGAAACTCCGCTGCCGGTTGCCCGGCAACCGGCGGTCTATTTCCTCAACATTCAAAAAATTAAACCAATGTTTTACATCATATTAAACCTTTTGCTTTCATTCTTCAGCCCCAGCCATTCCGTTAACGGCAATCATAATAATGGCGAACAGGTCACTACTCTTGAGGATACCGGTGGCGAAACCGGAACAATTCCTCCAAGAAGGATACCCTGATTTATAATGTCTGTGAGGCAGGAAAGTTCTTGCCTCACTTTTTTTAGTTCCCCGTCAATAATAATTCCTCAAAATTGAGAAATTCGATACTTTTAAGAGAAATAATCCCTGGTGCGCCCCTCAAACATCATTCTGTCCATACTCCTCAGCGGTCTTGTAGCCTGCACATCCAACCGGGAGCCCCCACAGCCGATTTCCATACCCACATTGGAAAAAGGTGAATCATTTTTCAATAAAAATAACGACTCTGCCTTTTATTATTTCAATCTGGTTGCAACGGGCGCTACAGACAGTTTGGAAATTGCAATGGCCTATACTTATATGGGTATCATCCAGGCATATGAGGGCGACCATTATGGGGGACAGGAAAGCCTGTTGAAATCCCTCGCTTATCTCGATGAACACAAAAGAGAAGACCAGAAATGCCTGAGCTCAGATTACCATGAGTTGGGCAATATCTGTCTTAATCTCAAAAATTATGAAGCAGCTATTGACTACTATCAAAAAGCACTCAAATATATAAAACATTCGGACTACGAGACCATTGCCTTAAACAGTATAGCCCTTACTTACCAAAAGAAAAGAGATTATGATCAGGCTATTGATCTATATAAATCCCTGCTGAACAGGAGTAAGGACAAAAAAGAATATGCCCGGGTACTTTCCAACTACGCTAAAACTAAATGGCTGAAAGATTCAGCTTATCCCGCGGGACCTGAGCTGCAACTCGCATTGCAAATCCGTAAGGATTCAAACGATATCAGGGGGCTCAATGCCAGTTACGCGCACCTGTCGGACTATTATTCGCTATCCTTACCTGATTCGGCGCTTTATTATGCCGGGAAGAGATATGAAATCGCCAGGGAAATGAAAAGTCCGGATGACGAAGTCGAAGCACTATCAAAACTCATTACTCTTAGCCCCACCAATCTGCTGAAACCTTATTTTACCCGTTACCAATACCTAACGGATAGTATCCAAACTGCAAAGAACGCAGCTAAGAACCAATTCGCATTAATCCGGTACGAAGCCGCAAAAAGTAAAGCCGACAATCTTCAGTTGCAAAAGGATAATGCACAAAAGAAAAACCAACTGATGCTGCAGCGATTCATATTAGCGCTAACCATCCTATTCTTCATTAGTGCCGGAGTTGTTTTAACTCTTCGGTACCGCAGACGCCGGCAACAGATAGAATTTGCATCCCGGCAGGCGATACAGGAACATCAACTTAAAACCTCGCAGAAAGTGCATGACGTGGTAGCAAATGGCTTGTACCGCATCATGACAGACCTTGAGTATAAATCGTCTGTAGACAGGGAGGAATTGATAGATAAGATTGAGGTACTGTATGAGCGATCCCGCGATATCTCGTACGAAAATCCCATAATTCCAAATATTCCTTTTGATGTTAAAATTAATGATTTGCTGAAGTCCTTTGGATCCGAGCATATCAAAGTCCTGATCGTAGGCAACGACTCTATGCTCTGGAGCCGGAGCAATACGCAGGTACAACATGAAGTTGAACATATTCTGCAGGAATTAATGATTAATATGAAAAAGCATAGCCAGGCCAATTCCGTGATGATAAAATTCGAAACTCAAAACGGCCATGTTCAGCTGCTTTATACCGATAATGGTGTCGGCATTCCCCCGCAAGTTAAGTATGGGAACGGATTACGGAATACGGTTTCCCGTATTAAAAGAATTGGCGGGCAATATACATTTGAACATCCTGCTAAAGGATTAAAAATTCACATTTCCTTCCCAATAGCTCAATCCTCATGATTACAAAAGTACTAATTGCTGAAGATCACGAAAGCGCCAATATTTCTGTACAAAAAACGCTGGAAGAACTTGCCATCAAGGATGTAGCATATGCCTATTATTGCGATGATGCTTTGTATAAAATAAAACAGGCAGTTAAATCCGAAAGCTCTTTCGATCTCCTTATCACAGATTTATCTTTCGATCCGGATGATCATAAGCAGGTATTATCTGGTGGTATCGATCTGATTGCTGCCGCCAGAGAAGTACAGCCTGACCTGAATATCCTGATTTTTTCATTAGAAAGCAGACCCGCTGTTATTGACCAGCTTTATAACAAGTATGGCATCGACGGCTTTGTACGCAAAGCCAGGAACGATGCCCGGGATCTTAAAGAGGCCATCCATGAAATAGCCCAACACCGACGTTACTTTTCACGTTATATCAGACAGTTGATCGATAAAAAGAATGCCTACTCCTTTTCGGAATTCGATCTCAGGATCATAACACTGCTTTCGCAGGGAATGCTGCAGAAAGACATACCTGCATATCTTCAACGCAACGGGATAACACCATCTGGCTTAAGTAGCATAGAAAAAAAACTCAATCAAATGAAAGAGGCACTTGGCTTTACCAAAAATGAGCAACTGGTGGCTTATTGCAAAGACTCAGGCGCTATATAAACATCTTCTGAAAAATATCGGATTACGGTTTCCCGTAAAAAAAGGAGGTGAGTGAAATATACTTTTGTTTCATAAATTTAAAATAGCACTATGAAACAGAAGTACTATGTAAACAACAATGCACAGCACAATGGCGATCATGAAGTTCACGCCATTACCTGTCGCTACTTTTCTATGATGTTTAACCGGACTTATCTGGGAGAATTTGAAACCTGCCAGGAAGCCGTCCGCGAAGCAAAGAAATTTTATCCAAAGTCGAATGGCTGTAAAGATTGCTCTAAGCCCTGCCATACAAGCTAAACAACCAAGCCGGTTCTCATATAAACCCTTTTCTCCGAATCGATCGAGCTATGAAACTCCTATATGTCTGGTTGCTTATAAGCTATGTCCATTGCAAACCAATAACAGTGTATATCTGTGACAGCAGAGGCGCTACGAAGTACCATTATAACTCGAATTGCCGTGGGTTGAGCAATTGCAAGCATAACATCATCAGCATTCCACTTGAGAAAGCGTTGGAAACCAGAACCCTTTGTAAGTGGGAGCAATAAACTGGCAGCAACTGAAAATATGTTTCAATAAACTCCAAACGATGTTATTATGACAACTCCAAACGATGCGCCGTATAAATATTTGCAGTTTAAGGGAGACCAATTTTATCGCAGATATATCCAGGAAGATATTCCGGCAAAATCTCCTCCGGCACAACCTCAGGAGCTGGATTCTCTGAACGTCAGATCTCACGGCAGTTATGGTGCACTTTTATTTCACCCTAACTGGAAAGCAAAACGAAAGGAAATACTTCACCGCGATATGTATCGCTGTGTACACTGCCGTAGCGATAAAGACTTACAGGTACATCACCGGCAATACCACTTTATAGCGAGCGAGCAAAAATTCAGCCCTCCCTGGGATTATCCCGGCCATTTACTCATTACGCTTTGCGAATCCTGTCATAACAAAGGGCATAATAAATATAAAGTGCCGACAATCACTATTTAATAAAATATGTATGAGCTTATTTGATATTTTCAACCGGCAGCGCCAAAACGGACACTCCCACACGATCGCAATTGAAAATGCAATACCTGATATTCCGGAATCTACTTTCATTGAGAAGGAGTTACCGGAAAAGGAGCCGCCTGAAGGAAAATCTGTTGCGCCGCTCAATGGTGGAATACATCTTTTATACGATTTCCTTGACAAAAATTATGAATCCAAAGGGTACAATGATGCATTGATTAATCCGGACGCCACTCACCTGGACCAAAATGTGATCGCGTTAAAGAATGACCTGGAAAGATCTATCCGAAAAGTAAAAACGTTTTATGAAGACTTTATCCGGCAAATCAATTTTCACATCTCGAGCAGGAGCAGAAGTGGCATGATAGATACTGTAGAAGAGCTGACCATCAAGAAGGAAATTGCAGAGAGCCATATCAAACAGGTCAAAGAAATCGAGGAGCAGGCAAAAATTAACGAGGGTGTTGGTCATGGTATCATTATCAGCTATACCCGCGGATTCAGGAATGGTCTGGCGGCAATTTCCAGTCATATCATTCTGAACAAAAACTTTTAAAATCGAATGTTATGAAACATCTATGGATCCGTTTCGGCTGCTTCATGACCGGATACAATTACAACATACTGCGAAATTGCAGCGAAGCCGCTTTTAAATCCGTGAAAAAGTATACTGCAGCCATGCTGATCGTTTGCATTCTGTGGTTTTTTATCGGCTTTACTTTTGCGCATCGTTACTTGTCACTCAGCCTGCCCGGTTGCATATTTGCGGGAGTGCTCGCCACTGTAATCATTGTACAGGTTGAAAAGCAGATTGTCTTGTCCATCAATCCAAGCCGGCTGCTGCTTTTTTTCAGAGGCTGCCTGGCTTTCATGATGTCTATTCTGGGCGCTGTGATTATTGATCAGATATTGTTCGAAAAAGATATTGAAATCGAGAAGATTTCATACGTCTCGGAAAAAGTAGACAGGATATTACCATCAAAAACGGAAGAATTAAGAAAGCAAATCGCCACGCTGGATACGACGATTGGGAAAAAAGAACTGGAAAGAGACAATTACATCGAGGATATCAGTAAACATTCAACGACAACTGCCACAACAACGCAAACAGCAACCAAACGGGTACCTGAGAAAACAGTAACAGCTTCAGGCAAGGATACCACTATTTGGAAAACGATACATGAGAATACTGTTGCATCTATGCTGGTGCCCAATCCCAAAATAGCTTTGTTGCCGTCCATTGACTCTACCATTGGCGCTATGCGGCAACAAAAAGCCCAAAAGGAAAACGAACTGCTTCACATTAAACCTGCACTTGAAAAGGAAATGAAAGCAAGTACAGGATTTTTGGATGAGTTAACAATCATGACGCACATGTTATCCTCGTCTTACGTTGCATTAGGTTTCTGGTTCCTGTGGATTTTGTTTTTTTTGTTTATAGAGATGCTGGTACTATTTAGTAAGATGGGAGACCGGTCTAATGATTACGAAAAGGTCGTATTGCACCATATGAATCTGCAAATGCGACGGCTCGATGCCCTTGGAAAAGGATTTGAATGATGAAATGCGCTCTAAATAAAAAGCCTTCAAATAATATTCGAAGGCTTTTTATGCGGGATGGAAGGACGTCCAGTCGAACATCTTATATCTCTTCTAATCTTTTTAGATCAACCAGAACCATATCCATCTATCTATATTTTATTACTTTCAATATAATTAATTAATAAAATATTTATATTACAAAAGCAGTATTCCAAAAACTCATATTATAAACGTGGGAATTATTCTGAAATGGTGAGCAGAGTTTTTCAAACAGGAGTCCTAAAAAACATTATCTGATTTGATGTTTATCAAAGTACCAATGAGCCTTACCTGCCAACATATAGGGTATCCCCCTATAGGGGGGCTATTTTTCTAAAGTTTTATCTTAATTGTCGTTAAGTCCTAAAAAAGCCATGTTAGTGTCAATGATAACACGGCTTTTTCGGGACTTGCCTTTTCTACAGCAGCTACCGTCGATGAACTATGTACTAACGCTGCATCCGGACGGATAGTTGATTTATCATGGACATGGTAGAGATTCTTCAGTATAAAAACCGTCCCGTCTTTATTTTACTCTCCCGACAAATCTCTTTCTTCAAAACATCGGGCCCTTTAAGGCCACGTGTATTAAACTCGATGCTGTCTTTGGGCTGATTGCCGGCAGGCGTAATACGGATAACATAATCTGTTTCCTTCTCCAACGTCATAGTAATGGTTCTTCCGGGGGTTGCTATGAAGCACCAGCCAATGTTACGCTGCCGGTTGTACAGATATATGCAGGCATTATAATAGCGTGGGCATACCGTACCTTCAAAAGGAATCTCTAAGGCCGGTCGCGCCAGGGGTATTATATCCCTTCTTTGCGGCGCATGCCAGCTATAAATATCATCGTCGCCCTTCCCACCAGCTCTGTTGGACGAAAGATATCCGCTCCCATCTTCCCGGCTCACAAAATAAAAATCGTCCCCGGACGTATTCATGGGATATCGCATATTTTCCGGAGTTGTCCACTGTGCCTTGCTGCCGTTAGATTTGAAGATATCGAAACCGCCCATACCAACAAAGCCTTTGCTGGAATAATAGAGATTTCCATCAGCTCCTATAGTAGGAAATTCTTCTTCATCTGTTGTGTTAATGATTGGGCCGCAGTTCCGGGGCGTTCCCCAGGAACCATCTGCCTGCCGTTCGCTATACCAGATATCGGTGGCGCCTTGTCCACCGGGCATATCTGAGGCAAAATACAGGATGTTGCCATCTTTGCTCAAAGCAGCATGCCCCACTGAATATTCGCCTGGTTTATTATAGGCAAATGCCGTTGGCTGTGCCCATTTCCCATTACCATCTTTCTTACTGACATACAATTCCAAACGCCTGTTACCCGATATCGTCACCTTTTCTATTTTTTCTTTCACCGTAACAATGCGGCGATCTGGTTCTGTTACAGTGAACCAGGCCGTCTGGTATCCATTATCAAAGGCTACAGGCCCTACGTGGTACCGGTACTGGTTAAACGCTGAAGAAAGATCGCTCAGGTAAACGTTTCCATACCTACTGCTATCTGCGAGATACAATTTATAATAAGGGTCGTTTGTACGGCCATAGTTGTTCTTATTCACTTTGCTACCATAAGCCAGCTGGTCCCGCAACAGGGAATCCGACATAAATACAATACCATTAGGGTACCAGGTAGCTCCCCAGTCAGATTTTGCTGTATTGAGCCTGGTCACATTCCGGATATCATCCATCGTTGGTTGCTGCATCCATTGAACAGCAGCATCACAACCAGCGATCCTGTTTTCCACCTGGCGGGCCTGGTTGGTCTTTTGGGCATATTGCTGAAAGGCTGTTTTGGCAGCATCATATTTGCCCAGGCTTTTCAACATATCGCCATAATACAATTCATCGGTGGGGTCTGCACCCTGCATTGCTATTAATTTCCCATACCACTCAGCTGCATTGGCATAGTCATTTATTTTCCGGTAACACTCCGCCAAACGCTCCAGGTTTTTTATACTGACCTTCTTCTTTTTTGCCATTCTCTTATAGAGATTAGCTGCTTTGGCATAATCTTGCTGCAGGTAATATATGGTTGCCTGTTGTACTACAGATCTTTGTTCCTGGGCGCATACATACCGGGCCATCAAACAGCAAAATATAATTCCAACCGTTTTCATCATGTGGTTATTAACTAAGTGGAAAGCTTTCATGGTGATCAGAAATATCTTGGACTGAGTATACGTGTTCTTTTCCCGGGAAAGGTAATACCCAGGGATATTTCATGGGACCCGTTCTGGGCAGAAGCCAGTTTACTGATCGTAAGATCATAGGCATACCCTATCCGGAACCGGTCATTAGCATAAAATTCAACCACTGCACTGGCAGCATCGAGCGGGTCAAGGTAGGAAGGCAGATTTGACTTGTTCCACAAACGCACGCCTGTTCTGTACGAGCCCCCTACCCACAGTTTTTCTGCGATCAGTAAAAATGCCGTCAGATCCACATTAGTAGGGCCTTTGAAATCTTCCTTTATCAAAATTGAAGGTTTGAGTTTGAAGTTCTCACCCAGATCAAACACTGTTCCTGTTGTAAGATACAGGTGTTGTGTTTTGCGGATCGTTTTGTATTGATACCCTTTCCAATAATACCGGGTAGGGTCGGTATACAATGAAAACAGGTCCATGACCGATGCACTGGCATAAAACCGGGGGGTAAAATAATAAATCC
The genomic region above belongs to Chitinophaga sp. 180180018-3 and contains:
- a CDS encoding tetratricopeptide repeat protein is translated as MRPSNIILSILLSGLVACTSNREPPQPISIPTLEKGESFFNKNNDSAFYYFNLVATGATDSLEIAMAYTYMGIIQAYEGDHYGGQESLLKSLAYLDEHKREDQKCLSSDYHELGNICLNLKNYEAAIDYYQKALKYIKHSDYETIALNSIALTYQKKRDYDQAIDLYKSLLNRSKDKKEYARVLSNYAKTKWLKDSAYPAGPELQLALQIRKDSNDIRGLNASYAHLSDYYSLSLPDSALYYAGKRYEIAREMKSPDDEVEALSKLITLSPTNLLKPYFTRYQYLTDSIQTAKNAAKNQFALIRYEAAKSKADNLQLQKDNAQKKNQLMLQRFILALTILFFISAGVVLTLRYRRRRQQIEFASRQAIQEHQLKTSQKVHDVVANGLYRIMTDLEYKSSVDREELIDKIEVLYERSRDISYENPIIPNIPFDVKINDLLKSFGSEHIKVLIVGNDSMLWSRSNTQVQHEVEHILQELMINMKKHSQANSVMIKFETQNGHVQLLYTDNGVGIPPQVKYGNGLRNTVSRIKRIGGQYTFEHPAKGLKIHISFPIAQSS
- a CDS encoding response regulator; amino-acid sequence: MITKVLIAEDHESANISVQKTLEELAIKDVAYAYYCDDALYKIKQAVKSESSFDLLITDLSFDPDDHKQVLSGGIDLIAAAREVQPDLNILIFSLESRPAVIDQLYNKYGIDGFVRKARNDARDLKEAIHEIAQHRRYFSRYIRQLIDKKNAYSFSEFDLRIITLLSQGMLQKDIPAYLQRNGITPSGLSSIEKKLNQMKEALGFTKNEQLVAYCKDSGAI
- a CDS encoding DUF4407 domain-containing protein, with product MTGYNYNILRNCSEAAFKSVKKYTAAMLIVCILWFFIGFTFAHRYLSLSLPGCIFAGVLATVIIVQVEKQIVLSINPSRLLLFFRGCLAFMMSILGAVIIDQILFEKDIEIEKISYVSEKVDRILPSKTEELRKQIATLDTTIGKKELERDNYIEDISKHSTTTATTTQTATKRVPEKTVTASGKDTTIWKTIHENTVASMLVPNPKIALLPSIDSTIGAMRQQKAQKENELLHIKPALEKEMKASTGFLDELTIMTHMLSSSYVALGFWFLWILFFLFIEMLVLFSKMGDRSNDYEKVVLHHMNLQMRRLDALGKGFE
- a CDS encoding tetratricopeptide repeat protein, whose product is MARYVCAQEQRSVVQQATIYYLQQDYAKAANLYKRMAKKKKVSIKNLERLAECYRKINDYANAAEWYGKLIAMQGADPTDELYYGDMLKSLGKYDAAKTAFQQYAQKTNQARQVENRIAGCDAAVQWMQQPTMDDIRNVTRLNTAKSDWGATWYPNGIVFMSDSLLRDQLAYGSKVNKNNYGRTNDPYYKLYLADSSRYGNVYLSDLSSAFNQYRYHVGPVAFDNGYQTAWFTVTEPDRRIVTVKEKIEKVTISGNRRLELYVSKKDGNGKWAQPTAFAYNKPGEYSVGHAALSKDGNILYFASDMPGGQGATDIWYSERQADGSWGTPRNCGPIINTTDEEEFPTIGADGNLYYSSKGFVGMGGFDIFKSNGSKAQWTTPENMRYPMNTSGDDFYFVSREDGSGYLSSNRAGGKGDDDIYSWHAPQRRDIIPLARPALEIPFEGTVCPRYYNACIYLYNRQRNIGWCFIATPGRTITMTLEKETDYVIRITPAGNQPKDSIEFNTRGLKGPDVLKKEICRESKIKTGRFLY
- a CDS encoding type IX secretion system membrane protein PorP/SprF; translation: MYNISRWNRALLQCIGGLMLFPALAGGQQNLQFSQYVFNMLSVNPAYAGYKEDLYLNTIYRKQWVGFPGAPVTAAVSVDGVVKSKDERVGLGLQVTYDKLGPQDATAFYGMYSYRIPLDEDGTRRLCLGIGAGATQYSIDGTTLQFNDDGDPTIPAARVSTLIPDARFGIYYFTPRFYASASVMDLFSLYTDPTRYYWKGYQYKTIRKTQHLYLTTGTVFDLGENFKLKPSILIKEDFKGPTNVDLTAFLLIAEKLWVGGSYRTGVRLWNKSNLPSYLDPLDAASAVVEFYANDRFRIGYAYDLTISKLASAQNGSHEISLGITFPGKRTRILSPRYF